A genomic segment from Chitinophaga flava encodes:
- a CDS encoding ArnT family glycosyltransferase, with translation MLPKPATVRPFAFTEQQIWLFIIFLLVLLQFSALQVPILEPDGALYAGIAKTMVLKHDYLNLYADGHEWLDKPHFPFWMAAISFQLFGFHTWSYKLPAILFLLMGAWYTYRFAKVLYGDNTARWAVCILLTAEHVVISNNDVRAEPYLTGLIIAAVYHFYKSIGRSWSYHLVLGALFTACAIMTKGIFALVPVGAAVGGHLLFTRQWKTIFSWQWVVAFVLIAVFITPELYALYRQFDLHPEKVVFGKTGVSGLRFFFWDSQFGRFMNTGPIKGAGDPFFFFHTLLWAFLPWPVMLYAAIIIFFRKWKQQQEFYCICGALATFALFSLSKFQLPHYLNIIFPFFSILTAQYILSLHTDKGLRFFRSTQYTVIILLAVAGVLIDLLYKPAMGYAWLIPAAALIVLYMLLHYWLDKSTKEAVFYRTIAMSILLNLYVNTILYPDMMQYQSGSEAASYANATLPGTPVTLYQNNSYSFEYYLNAPVTRTDTAATGVVLTTRENLPSLKEQGYDYTLIHSFPNFYISKLDLPFVRKATRASALGERMLIRVKKVSP, from the coding sequence ATGTTACCGAAACCTGCAACCGTTCGCCCATTTGCCTTCACTGAGCAGCAGATCTGGCTGTTTATTATTTTCCTTTTAGTCTTACTGCAGTTCAGTGCACTCCAGGTGCCTATCCTGGAGCCCGATGGCGCCCTCTATGCGGGCATCGCCAAAACCATGGTGCTGAAACATGATTATTTGAACCTCTATGCCGATGGCCATGAATGGCTGGATAAGCCCCATTTCCCTTTCTGGATGGCGGCTATCAGCTTTCAGCTGTTCGGTTTTCATACCTGGTCTTATAAGCTGCCTGCGATACTTTTCCTGTTGATGGGCGCCTGGTATACCTACCGTTTTGCAAAAGTCCTCTATGGCGATAATACCGCCCGCTGGGCCGTATGTATACTGCTCACGGCAGAACATGTGGTCATCTCCAATAATGATGTAAGGGCTGAACCCTACCTTACCGGCCTTATCATCGCTGCTGTATATCATTTTTACAAGAGTATTGGCCGGTCCTGGTCTTATCACCTGGTGCTAGGGGCCTTGTTTACAGCATGTGCCATCATGACCAAAGGGATCTTTGCCCTGGTGCCCGTAGGGGCTGCTGTAGGCGGGCATCTGCTATTTACCCGACAGTGGAAAACCATCTTCAGCTGGCAGTGGGTAGTGGCATTTGTACTGATCGCGGTCTTCATCACTCCGGAGTTATATGCGCTCTATCGTCAGTTTGATCTGCATCCGGAGAAAGTAGTGTTTGGTAAAACAGGAGTATCAGGGTTGCGGTTTTTCTTCTGGGACAGCCAGTTTGGGCGTTTTATGAACACTGGTCCTATCAAAGGTGCCGGCGATCCCTTCTTTTTCTTTCATACGCTGTTATGGGCTTTCCTGCCCTGGCCGGTGATGTTATATGCCGCCATCATCATCTTCTTCCGTAAATGGAAACAACAACAGGAATTCTATTGCATCTGCGGCGCGCTGGCGACATTCGCATTGTTCTCCTTGTCGAAGTTCCAGTTGCCGCATTATCTCAATATCATCTTCCCTTTTTTCTCTATCCTTACTGCACAGTACATCCTATCCTTACACACCGACAAAGGACTACGTTTTTTCCGTAGCACACAATATACAGTCATCATCCTGCTGGCTGTCGCCGGTGTACTGATAGATCTGCTCTATAAGCCTGCTATGGGTTACGCCTGGTTGATACCTGCCGCCGCCCTGATCGTGTTGTATATGCTGCTGCACTACTGGCTCGACAAAAGTACCAAGGAAGCCGTGTTTTACCGTACCATTGCAATGAGCATACTTCTGAACCTGTATGTGAATACAATCCTCTATCCTGATATGATGCAGTACCAGAGTGGTAGCGAAGCCGCCAGTTATGCTAATGCCACCCTTCCGGGTACACCCGTCACCCTCTATCAAAACAACTCCTACTCTTTTGAATATTATCTCAATGCTCCGGTAACCCGAACGGATACTGCAGCAACAGGTGTTGTTCTTACCACGCGGGAAAACCTTCCCAGCCTAAAGGAACAAGGTTACGACTATACCCTGATCCACTCTTTTCCTAATTTTTACATCAGTAAACTGGACCTGCCTTTTGTTAGAAAAGCAACACGTGCCAGCGCTCTCGGAGAAAGAATGCTGATCAGGGTAAAAAAAGTGTCGCCTTGA
- the hflX gene encoding GTPase HflX, translated as MIEKKQAVQKEEKAVIVGVITKDQTERQVQEFLDELVFLAETAGATTLKRFTQKLAHPDRATFVGKGKLEEIHQYIAGRDVSLVIFDDELTGSQIANIEKVLKVKVIDRSDLILDIFARRARTAQAKVQVELAQYQYILPRLRGMWSHLERQGGGIGSRGPGETEIETDRRIVKDKISLLRKRLAEIDKQSLTQRKERGEFIRVALVGYTNVGKSTIMNMLSKSEVFAENKLFATLDTTTRKVVFEQTPFLLSDTVGFIRKLPHHLVESFKSTLDEVRESDILLHVVDISHPQYEEQIEVVNRTLQELKAFEKPTIMVFNKMDLYEANTFDKWLEEDIKKDILDSLKQNWDVKTNGNTVFIAALERRNVEELRKTIMDKVSQLYKERYPYKTEFFY; from the coding sequence TTGATCGAGAAAAAACAAGCGGTCCAAAAAGAAGAAAAGGCGGTTATCGTAGGTGTCATCACGAAAGACCAGACGGAACGGCAGGTACAGGAGTTCCTGGACGAGCTGGTATTTCTGGCTGAGACAGCAGGAGCCACCACTTTAAAACGCTTCACCCAAAAACTGGCCCATCCGGACAGGGCAACCTTTGTGGGTAAAGGAAAACTGGAAGAAATACATCAATATATCGCCGGTCGTGATGTGTCACTGGTCATCTTCGATGATGAGCTGACAGGTTCTCAGATCGCCAATATAGAAAAGGTCCTGAAGGTGAAAGTTATCGACCGTAGTGACCTTATCCTGGATATCTTTGCCCGCAGGGCACGTACAGCCCAGGCGAAAGTACAGGTAGAGCTGGCTCAGTACCAGTATATCCTGCCACGTCTGCGTGGTATGTGGAGTCACCTGGAACGTCAGGGCGGTGGTATCGGTAGCAGAGGTCCCGGTGAAACGGAGATCGAGACAGACCGTCGTATCGTAAAAGACAAGATCTCGCTGTTACGTAAAAGACTGGCTGAGATAGACAAACAGTCCCTTACCCAGCGCAAGGAACGGGGTGAATTCATCCGTGTGGCCCTGGTAGGTTATACCAACGTAGGCAAGAGCACTATCATGAATATGCTCAGCAAAAGTGAGGTATTCGCCGAAAACAAACTGTTTGCCACCCTCGACACTACCACCCGTAAGGTGGTGTTTGAGCAAACACCTTTCCTGCTCAGCGATACGGTAGGGTTTATCCGTAAACTGCCCCACCATCTGGTAGAAAGCTTCAAATCCACCCTGGACGAAGTACGCGAAAGCGATATCCTGCTGCATGTGGTAGACATCTCCCATCCTCAGTATGAAGAACAGATAGAGGTGGTAAACCGTACCCTGCAAGAGCTGAAAGCCTTCGAAAAGCCCACTATCATGGTCTTCAACAAAATGGACCTTTACGAGGCCAATACCTTCGATAAATGGCTGGAAGAAGATATCAAAAAGGATATCCTCGACTCCCTGAAACAAAACTGGGACGTGAAAACGAATGGTAACACGGTGTTTATTGCAGCACTGGAAAGACGTAATGTGGAAGAGCTGCGTAAAACCATCATGGATAAAGTAAGCCAGCTTTACAAAGAGCGTTATCCCTATAAAACAGAATTTTTCTACTAA
- a CDS encoding DUF3871 family protein, translating into MNTVAVLNRPTNHTYLEYEEVSTDKPFMQANTEGFSLTEIRANHTIPAFAKDNEPLISHCDFIDVTNQAVTDIFKGDAILSPNIRLSHPIKGRIPDAKDKPAKELLEHEKTLYYERMAFIIEVPTITATIGGNQLTLNVGGVKAYNQDNLYNKKGTDEHFKVFIGFQNKVCTNMCVWSDGFVGDLKVKSIDQLKISIYQLFQEYNSHQHLTALKNFTNYNLTERQFVQLIGRCKLYNYLPSQMKSEIPALLFGDTMISTVCRDYYKDESFCRNDDGSINLWRFYNLFTGANKSSYIDSFLDRSVNAFQFTEQIKHALDNQYHSWFLN; encoded by the coding sequence ATGAATACAGTAGCAGTTTTAAACAGACCTACAAACCATACTTATCTGGAATACGAAGAAGTATCCACAGACAAGCCATTCATGCAGGCTAATACTGAAGGATTTAGTCTAACAGAAATCAGGGCAAATCACACCATACCAGCCTTTGCAAAAGACAATGAACCTCTCATTTCTCATTGTGACTTTATAGATGTTACAAATCAGGCTGTAACTGATATTTTTAAAGGGGACGCTATTTTAAGCCCCAATATTAGATTAAGCCATCCTATTAAGGGCAGAATACCAGATGCCAAAGATAAGCCAGCAAAGGAGCTTTTAGAACATGAAAAGACCCTGTATTACGAAAGGATGGCTTTTATAATAGAAGTTCCTACAATTACAGCTACAATAGGTGGTAATCAGCTCACTTTAAATGTTGGTGGGGTAAAGGCATATAACCAGGACAATCTATACAACAAAAAAGGCACTGATGAACACTTTAAAGTGTTTATTGGCTTCCAGAATAAGGTTTGTACTAACATGTGTGTCTGGTCAGATGGCTTTGTGGGTGATCTGAAAGTAAAAAGTATTGATCAGCTTAAAATATCCATCTATCAATTATTTCAGGAGTATAATTCACACCAGCACTTGACAGCCCTGAAAAACTTCACCAATTACAATTTAACAGAAAGACAGTTTGTTCAATTGATTGGCAGGTGCAAGCTGTATAACTATCTGCCATCCCAAATGAAATCAGAAATTCCTGCACTTTTATTTGGTGATACCATGATTAGTACTGTATGCAGGGATTATTACAAAGACGAATCCTTCTGTAGAAATGATGATGGAAGCATCAACTTATGGAGATTCTACAACCTGTTTACTGGGGCAAATAAAAGCAGCTATATTGACAGCTTTCTCGACAGGTCTGTAAATGCTTTTCAATTCACAGAACAAATAAAACATGCTTTGGATAATCAGTATCATAGCTGGTTTTTAAATTAA
- a CDS encoding AAA family ATPase, with protein sequence MIAIENKSVAVKKSSNPPEMGISYKGAYTARQLYNMKIQEVPFLLEGLIPTTGLTCLTGASDCNKSTLLRQLAIDIASRKESFLGFKLTSIYGKCIYISTEDDYQAISALLNKQYPSTAPDEVLDNIYFIFKTDGHLKELDKVLTKTKTDLVILDNWADVFGGDINQTNKVRANFEQYSWLSQKHNCAFMFVHHQGKRSEEKNPSKNNLLGSQGIEAKMRTVIELRREAGNKRLMTITKGNYTKDSMKAKSFRLELNENNMLFTLSTDAVLATSLGFDNIKTGKEDIMKVASKLRKEGVSYEKVHGKLKEQFGEVIPGLTTLKNWLK encoded by the coding sequence ATGATTGCAATAGAAAATAAATCAGTAGCAGTAAAAAAAAGTAGTAACCCTCCTGAGATGGGTATCAGCTACAAAGGAGCTTACACTGCCAGACAGCTATATAATATGAAAATACAAGAGGTGCCATTCTTATTGGAAGGTTTAATTCCCACAACAGGACTAACCTGTTTAACAGGTGCTAGCGATTGTAACAAAAGTACTTTATTAAGACAGCTAGCAATAGATATAGCTTCACGAAAGGAATCTTTTTTGGGATTTAAACTAACATCTATATATGGTAAGTGTATCTACATATCCACAGAAGATGACTATCAAGCTATATCAGCATTACTTAATAAACAATACCCAAGTACAGCGCCAGATGAAGTATTAGACAATATTTACTTCATCTTCAAAACTGATGGACATTTGAAGGAATTGGATAAGGTATTAACCAAAACAAAAACAGATTTGGTAATACTCGATAATTGGGCAGATGTGTTTGGAGGAGATATTAACCAAACAAACAAAGTCAGAGCCAATTTTGAGCAATACAGTTGGCTATCCCAAAAGCATAATTGTGCCTTTATGTTTGTCCATCATCAGGGCAAGAGATCAGAAGAGAAAAACCCCTCGAAAAATAATCTTCTTGGTTCACAAGGTATAGAAGCTAAAATGAGGACTGTTATTGAACTTAGAAGGGAAGCAGGTAACAAAAGACTAATGACGATTACCAAAGGTAATTATACGAAAGACAGCATGAAGGCGAAATCCTTTAGGCTCGAACTCAACGAAAATAATATGCTTTTTACACTAAGTACAGATGCTGTATTAGCTACTTCATTGGGCTTTGATAATATTAAAACAGGCAAAGAAGATATAATGAAGGTAGCCTCAAAATTGAGAAAGGAAGGGGTTTCATACGAAAAAGTACATGGCAAACTTAAAGAACAGTTTGGCGAGGTTATTCCAGGGCTTACAACCTTGAAGAATTGGCTAAAATAG
- a CDS encoding tyrosine-type recombinase/integrase produces the protein MGHIQKAPKGEIAIENNKGRIRLRWRYNGKRYPLSLPYAYSPENMHYATIKVAEIELDMMKGCFDTSLEKYKPQKPKPVALLPEKKTLPPNPVVTSLHELSDKFKDWTKNIRNINIDHSVDYYGLYRVLVRWVNIPLGEIAGTMNVENWSVSTYNRRLNMLSAFLSWLKDSGIITSNPLLHVSSRRTKGQDKQQKKNERRIPLQEREIFDFLEAMRLDTYCHKCSPVKHSFYYTFLKFIFLTGVRNAEAVGLRVRHINFDLNTVEISEAFARTNKGTHHAARISKDTKAGNVRYLPMTDELKELLLKQVHSKNPDDFVFPSPKGLSIDDRMLQRRVIKPVLVQLKFGNRDLYVARHCFGTRAVQQGMALTDVAYLMGHTTIKTAINNYVDVSRPAVALPKTALKSSDNLKKVANGDV, from the coding sequence ATGGGTCACATTCAAAAAGCTCCTAAAGGAGAAATTGCCATTGAAAATAACAAAGGCAGAATAAGATTAAGGTGGAGATATAATGGAAAGAGATACCCATTAAGTCTACCTTATGCCTATTCTCCTGAGAATATGCACTATGCTACAATTAAAGTAGCAGAAATAGAGCTGGATATGATGAAGGGCTGTTTTGATACTTCTTTAGAAAAGTACAAGCCTCAGAAACCTAAGCCAGTAGCCTTATTGCCAGAAAAAAAGACACTCCCCCCTAACCCTGTAGTAACCTCCCTACATGAACTGTCTGATAAATTTAAAGACTGGACAAAGAATATCAGGAATATCAATATTGACCATTCTGTTGACTATTATGGCCTTTACAGGGTGCTGGTAAGGTGGGTAAATATTCCATTGGGAGAAATAGCAGGCACTATGAATGTGGAGAATTGGTCTGTTTCCACTTATAACAGGAGGCTAAATATGCTTTCTGCATTTCTTTCATGGTTGAAGGATTCTGGAATAATTACCAGCAACCCTCTTTTGCATGTTAGTAGCAGAAGGACTAAAGGGCAGGATAAACAGCAGAAAAAAAATGAAAGGAGAATCCCGTTACAGGAGAGGGAAATATTTGATTTTCTGGAAGCCATGAGACTGGATACCTATTGTCATAAATGTTCTCCTGTTAAACATTCCTTTTATTACACCTTCTTGAAATTCATTTTTCTCACTGGGGTAAGAAATGCTGAGGCAGTAGGATTAAGAGTAAGACACATCAACTTTGACCTCAATACTGTTGAAATATCAGAAGCCTTTGCCAGAACCAATAAAGGCACACACCATGCAGCAAGGATAAGCAAGGACACTAAAGCAGGAAATGTTAGGTATCTGCCAATGACTGATGAATTGAAAGAACTGCTATTAAAGCAGGTACATAGCAAAAATCCTGATGATTTTGTATTCCCTTCTCCCAAAGGGCTATCCATTGATGACAGAATGTTGCAGAGAAGGGTTATTAAGCCTGTGTTGGTACAATTGAAATTTGGGAATAGGGATTTGTATGTAGCAAGGCATTGTTTTGGAACCAGAGCAGTGCAGCAAGGAATGGCATTGACAGATGTGGCTTATTTGATGGGGCATACCACCATTAAAACAGCGATCAATAATTATGTTGATGTAAGTAGACCTGCTGTAGCATTGCCTAAAACTGCCTTAAAATCTTCTGATAATTTAAAAAAGGTGGCAAATGGAGATGTTTAG
- a CDS encoding DUF6934 family protein: MKYEVYKDLYIRDMYSIFEFISFGSKGLIPKRIVFVPTEYPDVYNLVFGDINVDGEINDYSISDNGDRNKILATVAYAVEIYLNKYPNRYIFFTGSTQERTRLYRMAIGLNFEELVLKFEIYCQTDTGIIPFQKNIPVTGLLIKRKI; encoded by the coding sequence ATGAAATATGAGGTGTACAAAGACCTGTACATAAGGGATATGTATAGCATATTTGAATTCATTAGTTTTGGCTCCAAAGGCTTAATACCAAAGAGAATTGTATTTGTTCCAACTGAATATCCTGATGTTTATAACCTGGTCTTTGGTGATATAAATGTTGATGGAGAGATCAATGATTATTCTATAAGTGATAATGGTGATAGAAATAAGATATTAGCCACTGTTGCATATGCTGTCGAAATTTACTTAAATAAATATCCCAATAGATATATTTTCTTTACAGGGAGCACACAGGAAAGGACAAGGCTATATAGAATGGCTATAGGATTGAATTTTGAAGAATTGGTCTTGAAGTTTGAAATATATTGTCAAACTGATACAGGCATTATTCCCTTTCAAAAAAACATACCTGTTACAGGTCTTTTAATCAAAAGAAAAATTTAA
- a CDS encoding AbiJ-NTD4 domain-containing protein: MKFSERIGITQSQKELQLTTLDDDLKNGLWNIYNVCIYNLISGSNHGSNSLSGIGELFANHLWHNFFKLTIDSAPSDYYKLYYSLKKRFYEGEWYETFDLIQESYSYLVGINFFKVPQNVENSFNEILEREFSGYRFIQGIIAPITNKHEISELNNAIENTEIFSTLNGCNIHLRSALEKLSDKITPDYRNSIKESISAVESICKVISTRPKDTLNSAIDRIKGKIKIHAQLEQGFKNIYNYTSDEGGVRHGMMDTPSCDFEDAKFMLISCSAFINYLIVKANKAGINFQ, encoded by the coding sequence ATGAAATTTAGTGAGAGGATAGGAATAACTCAGTCCCAAAAAGAACTTCAACTTACCACGCTAGATGATGATTTAAAAAATGGTCTTTGGAATATATACAATGTATGTATATATAACCTTATATCAGGAAGTAATCATGGATCAAATAGTTTATCTGGAATAGGAGAACTATTTGCCAATCATCTGTGGCATAATTTTTTTAAATTAACGATTGACTCTGCTCCTAGTGATTATTATAAACTTTATTATTCTTTGAAAAAGAGATTTTATGAAGGTGAGTGGTATGAAACATTTGATCTCATTCAAGAATCATATTCATACTTAGTTGGAATTAACTTTTTCAAAGTTCCTCAAAATGTAGAAAATTCATTCAATGAGATTTTGGAAAGGGAATTCTCTGGATATAGATTTATTCAAGGCATCATTGCACCCATCACTAACAAACATGAGATTAGCGAGTTAAATAATGCCATAGAAAATACTGAAATCTTTTCTACCCTAAATGGATGCAATATTCATTTAAGATCTGCATTGGAGAAATTATCAGACAAAATAACCCCAGACTATAGAAATTCAATAAAAGAATCCATTTCAGCTGTTGAATCTATATGTAAAGTAATTTCAACAAGACCCAAAGACACTCTCAATAGCGCAATTGATCGAATTAAAGGGAAAATTAAAATTCATGCTCAATTAGAACAAGGATTCAAAAATATTTATAACTATACTAGTGATGAAGGTGGTGTAAGACATGGCATGATGGATACACCCAGCTGTGACTTTGAAGATGCAAAGTTTATGCTTATATCATGCAGTGCATTTATTAATTACCTTATTGTGAAAGCAAACAAAGCAGGAATTAACTTTCAATAG
- a CDS encoding DUF695 domain-containing protein, with protein MKYILLIVVLLFSIPLFAQTVEDHWETYTAQYDDGVGSTIVNMSLLADAPIVQYPFLVKISVKINRCNQDGFPMENEWDGLYLMSDKLKAVFAVHGPFKAVGTFTIQCWRTDYYYVKDTVALRQALTAAAKKYQPTRECMIETRSDPKWNSYLKFLYPNEETFEYIKNQKVVIPLSQNGDKLTKPRQVDHWLYFKTEAGRNRFISYAQQQRYKIEDKKLSARSDFPYQLHLSRVDNVDLPTISKITLQLRRKVKEYDGTYDGWETFVIKK; from the coding sequence ATGAAATATATTCTTTTAATTGTTGTACTCCTTTTCTCTATCCCATTGTTCGCCCAAACTGTCGAAGATCACTGGGAAACTTATACTGCACAATATGATGATGGTGTTGGATCAACTATTGTTAACATGTCTTTACTGGCAGATGCGCCCATCGTTCAATATCCTTTCCTGGTGAAAATATCTGTGAAGATTAATCGTTGTAACCAGGATGGATTCCCAATGGAAAATGAATGGGATGGTTTATACCTGATGTCGGATAAACTGAAAGCGGTATTTGCCGTGCATGGCCCATTCAAGGCTGTGGGAACGTTTACCATTCAATGCTGGAGAACGGATTATTATTATGTGAAAGATACGGTTGCCTTACGACAGGCATTGACAGCTGCTGCCAAAAAATACCAGCCGACCCGTGAATGTATGATAGAGACGAGATCTGACCCTAAGTGGAACAGTTACCTGAAATTCCTGTATCCCAATGAAGAAACATTTGAGTATATCAAAAACCAGAAAGTTGTGATACCACTGTCCCAGAATGGAGACAAGCTGACGAAGCCCCGGCAGGTGGACCATTGGTTGTATTTTAAAACAGAAGCAGGCAGGAACCGATTTATCAGTTATGCGCAGCAACAGCGTTATAAAATAGAAGACAAAAAGCTTTCTGCAAGATCAGATTTTCCTTACCAGTTACATTTATCAAGGGTGGATAATGTAGATCTTCCAACTATTTCGAAAATAACCTTACAGCTGCGAAGAAAGGTAAAAGAGTATGATGGTACCTATGATGGGTGGGAAACGTTTGTGATAAAGAAATAG
- a CDS encoding dihydrofolate reductase family protein, with protein MRKIIVTEFITLDGVIEAPGGDETSHPHGGWQFKYRNQDPETGKYKVDELAAVDTLLLGRNTFELFAGYWPGQTGGGFAERINQLPKYVVSRGLQKVEWNNSHILRNVAKDVAALKHTDGGDILVYGSATLVKSLLHHNLVDELRLMVYPVTIGGGLRLFDDNLELKNFALKYARAVDNGVLILEYQPVV; from the coding sequence ATGCGGAAAATTATCGTTACCGAATTCATCACCCTTGATGGTGTAATCGAGGCGCCTGGCGGTGATGAAACCTCTCATCCCCATGGCGGCTGGCAGTTTAAATATAGGAATCAGGATCCGGAAACCGGGAAGTACAAGGTAGATGAACTTGCTGCCGTGGATACCTTGCTGTTGGGCAGAAATACGTTTGAATTGTTCGCCGGGTACTGGCCGGGGCAGACGGGCGGCGGGTTCGCCGAACGTATTAACCAGCTGCCGAAATATGTTGTATCCCGGGGCCTGCAAAAGGTGGAGTGGAACAATAGTCATATTCTTCGCAACGTGGCTAAAGATGTTGCTGCGCTGAAACATACCGATGGTGGTGATATCCTCGTCTATGGGAGTGCTACCCTCGTTAAGTCACTGCTTCACCACAATCTCGTTGACGAGTTGCGGCTGATGGTATATCCTGTCACGATCGGCGGCGGGTTACGGCTTTTCGATGACAACCTGGAATTAAAGAACTTCGCGCTGAAATACGCTCGTGCGGTCGATAACGGGGTTCTTATCCTCGAATATCAGCCGGTCGTTTGA
- a CDS encoding Rieske (2Fe-2S) protein — protein sequence MTKTYSWYKLDEGYLPVADNSISVQVVNGKKICCALHQGQLYAFAYKCPHAGGIMADGFIDAAGNVVCPLHRYKFSMKNGYNCSGEGYYLKTYPIEQREDGAYVGMEKSGWLW from the coding sequence ATGACCAAAACGTACTCCTGGTATAAACTGGACGAAGGATACCTGCCTGTTGCCGACAATTCTATCAGTGTTCAGGTCGTAAACGGAAAAAAGATCTGCTGTGCCCTTCATCAGGGCCAGTTGTACGCGTTTGCTTATAAATGTCCGCATGCCGGCGGTATCATGGCCGATGGGTTCATTGATGCGGCCGGCAATGTGGTATGCCCGCTGCACCGTTATAAGTTCAGTATGAAAAACGGTTATAACTGCAGCGGAGAAGGTTATTACCTCAAAACCTACCCTATTGAGCAACGGGAAGATGGCGCTTATGTGGGTATGGAGAAGAGCGGGTGGCTCTGGTAA
- a CDS encoding HNH endonuclease — MPLKKEYIESHIQKYSPSLVSLGYLEPKYGWGTDDGKEIYRFKNFNKLYICPLCAKRVVYRDEDFNSFTNEHGLIYEFTKDHYPPKSVGGSTTMMICKQCNNDFGGSIDHSIEKYLYSKALANGSSIIEYPATLTLEGLPGFVSIHTRLISKNQIQFIVPKNNKRVIEFIAKAIEANSSDNTTFTLRLKKPPEDAIFCRAILKTAFMQCFSTWGYDFVFSPTGERMREIIAGQQNHPSKKYGIYFLDRNYIQDEGIYSFKVNKTVTFYLVVIKLKLIKYNIDHEFVGAIIPENTEEAWRYISKLPLIEQEVSITTPLYKVPNYIDQMNYFAFKGENRMYYHLD, encoded by the coding sequence ATGCCCCTAAAAAAGGAATATATTGAATCTCATATCCAGAAGTATAGCCCCTCCCTTGTATCACTAGGTTATTTGGAGCCTAAGTATGGATGGGGAACAGACGATGGAAAAGAAATTTATAGGTTTAAAAATTTCAATAAGTTATATATATGCCCTCTTTGTGCAAAGAGAGTTGTATATAGAGACGAAGATTTTAATTCCTTCACGAACGAACATGGCTTAATTTATGAATTTACAAAGGATCATTATCCTCCTAAAAGTGTAGGAGGCAGCACTACAATGATGATTTGCAAGCAGTGCAACAATGATTTTGGTGGTTCAATTGATCATTCGATTGAAAAGTACTTATATTCGAAAGCACTTGCAAATGGAAGCTCTATCATTGAATACCCAGCGACATTAACACTAGAAGGACTTCCAGGATTCGTAAGCATTCATACAAGGTTGATTAGCAAAAATCAAATTCAATTCATAGTTCCCAAAAATAATAAGAGGGTTATTGAATTTATAGCGAAAGCTATTGAAGCCAATAGTTCAGATAACACGACCTTTACACTACGATTAAAAAAACCTCCTGAAGATGCAATTTTTTGTAGAGCAATTCTAAAAACAGCCTTCATGCAATGCTTTTCTACATGGGGGTATGATTTTGTATTTTCACCTACAGGTGAAAGAATGAGAGAAATTATTGCAGGCCAGCAGAATCATCCTTCTAAGAAGTATGGCATCTATTTTTTAGACAGAAACTATATACAAGATGAAGGTATTTATTCATTTAAGGTTAATAAAACTGTCACTTTCTATTTGGTTGTGATCAAACTGAAATTAATAAAATACAATATAGATCATGAATTTGTGGGCGCAATAATTCCAGAAAACACAGAAGAAGCATGGAGGTATATTTCCAAACTGCCATTAATAGAACAAGAGGTGAGCATTACTACGCCATTATACAAAGTGCCAAATTACATCGACCAAATGAACTATTTTGCTTTTAAAGGAGAAAATAGAATGTATTACCATTTAGACTAG